One region of Culex pipiens pallens isolate TS chromosome 2, TS_CPP_V2, whole genome shotgun sequence genomic DNA includes:
- the LOC120423465 gene encoding uncharacterized protein LOC120423465 — translation MYSSTFHLFTSIALVLKLVSCKIIVDVVEEALLCDDRDEPLPLPAADFTGLEFELNEDDVMCVSGTVTVREDYEAPLGTYFYTKHLERGQWRPGVFARIVKDFCPDILNPREAWYFITKTLNQTYCPYRKGHVEVLDRLKFGTYGVIVPFHMLGEWKLYFEVTAKRNGQMIKECIMRRVFLTDG, via the exons ATGTATTCCAGTACATTTCATCTTTTCACTTCGATTGCTTTGGTTTTGAAACTAGTTTCg TGCAAAATAATCGTCGACGTCGTGGAGGAAGCCCTCCTCTGTGATGATCGGGACGAGCCACTTCCGCTTCCGGCCGCCGACTTCACCGGACTCGAGTTTGAACTCAACGAGGACGATGTCATGTGCGTCAGTGGAACCGTAACCGTTAGGGAGGACTACGAGGCACCGCTTGGA ACATACTTCTACACAAAGCACCTGGAGCGTGGCCAGTGGAGACCGGGCGTGTTTGCCCGGATTGTGAAGGATTTTTGTCCGGACATTCTGAACCCCAGAGAGGCATGGTACTTTATCACGAAAACGCTGAACCAGACGTACTGTCCGTACAGGAAGGGG CACGTTGAGGTGTTGGACCGGTTGAAGTTTGGAACGTACGGGGTGATTGTTCCGTTTCACATGCTTGGCGAGTGGAAGCTGTACTTTGAAGTCACAGCCAAACGGAACGGCCAGATGATCAAGGAGTGCATCATGCGGAGGGTTTTCCTGACGGATGGTTGA
- the LOC120423466 gene encoding uncharacterized protein LOC120423466: MKYCSFFVLFATVWNWILWESFVLSKVIVDVHETPYECDDTLPLPAADFSGLEFELDEDDVMSFSGTVNVTEDYEAPIGMNLHTEHHERGEWKTGIMSRVVRDFCPVILNRFEPWYPITKTLQQTECPYRKGHIERFDHLKLGTFGVAVPHHLLGEWKIYFEITAKRNGQTVKECIMRRADLIDG, encoded by the exons ATGAAATACTGTTCGTTTTTCGTATTATTTGCAACTGTGTGGAATTGGATTTTGTGGGAATCATTCGTTttg TCCAAAGTGATTGTGGACGTTCACGAGACCCCGTACGAGTGTGACGACACGTTGCCCCTGCCAGCGGCCGATTTTTCCGGCCTGGAGTTCGAGCTGGACGAGGACGACGTGATGAGCTTCAGCGGAACCGTAAACGTGACCGAGGATTACGAGGCACCAATTGGG ATGAACCTCCACACGGAACACCACGAGCGTGGCGAGTGGAAAACGGGCATTATGAGCCGAGTTGTGCGGGACTTTTGTCCGGTCATCCTGAACCGGTTCGAGCCTTGGTATCCCATCACGAAAACCTTGCAGCAAACGGAGTGTCCGTACCGGAAAGGG CACATTGAAAGGTTTGACCACTTGAAGCTGGGCACGTTCGGGGTTGCCGTTCCGCACCATTTGCTTGGAGAGTGGAAGATTTACTTTGAAATAACTGCTAAACGAAACGGTCAAACCGTTAAGGAGTGCATCATGCGACGGGCTGACCTAATTGATGGTTGA